The genome window GGGTGAGGCCCCGCCGGTGCACCTCGGCGAGCGCGGCGTCCCCGTCGTCGGCGTAGACGAGCACCCGGTCGGGCAGCGGGTCGATGTGCTCGCCCACCCCGTCGAGCTTGGCCGCGTACGCGGCGGTCGAGTCGAGCCCGTCGGGGAAGCGCAGCTCGAGCACCTCGGCCGTGACGTACCGCTCGATGAGCGACCGCGGCGACCCCTCCGCGATGATCTTCCCGCCGTCCATGACGACCAGCCGGTCGCAGAGCTGCTCGGCCTCGTCCATGTAGTGCGTGGTGAGCACCAGCGTGATGCCGCGCTGCTTGAGCCGGAACAGCCGCTCCCACACCAGGTGGCGCGCCTGCGGGTCCAGCCCGGTCGTCGGCTCGTCGAGCAGCACGATGTCGGGGTCGTTCACCAGCGCCCGGGCGATGGTGAGCCGGCGCTTCATCCCGCCCGACAGCGGCTCGACCTTGTGGTCCGCCCGGTCCGACAGCTGCACGAACCGCAGGAGCTCATCGGCCCGTCTCCGGCTCTCCGCCCGGGAGATCCCGAAGTACCGGGCGTAGGTGGTGAGGTTGTCGCGGAC of Thermobispora bispora DSM 43833 contains these proteins:
- a CDS encoding ABC transporter ATP-binding protein codes for the protein MTDEPLIFARGLVKRFGDFTAVDGIDLEVGRGEAFGFLGPNGAGKSSTMRMIGCVSTPTAGELRILGMDPVRDGTKIRARLGVCPQLDTLDLDLTVRDNLTTYARYFGISRAESRRRADELLRFVQLSDRADHKVEPLSGGMKRRLTIARALVNDPDIVLLDEPTTGLDPQARHLVWERLFRLKQRGITLVLTTHYMDEAEQLCDRLVVMDGGKIIAEGSPRSLIERYVTAEVLELRFPDGLDSTAAYAAKLDGVGEHIDPLPDRVLVYADDGDAALAEVHRRGLTPSGVLIRRATLEDVFLRLTGRTLVD